AATGGCGGTAGAGATAGGCCTTAAGCTGTACGAAACCGCCCGTGAGCTGGGCAAGGCAATAACTATTGATATCACTCGTAATGGTCATAGATTGTTCCATCTGGCCATGGAGGGTACCGCAGCAGATAATGAACAATGGATTCGCCGGAAAAATAACGTAGTCAACCGATTTGGGCACAGCTCTTATTATATTAGTAATATGCTCCAAGCAAGCGGATCAACCTTTGAACAGGTTTTTGAGGTGTCGGGTGCTGATTATGCAGCACATGGCGGTGCTTTTCCGATTATTATCCGCAATGTTGGAATCGTAGGAACGGTTACAGTATCAGGTCTTCCGCAAAAAGAAGATCACGAGCTGGCGGTGCAGGTATTGAGAACTTTTTTGTAACTTTTCAGGCCTCAAGCAATTTGGATTGCAGGGAGGAAAGGGAAATGCGTAGTCGGAACGAGAATCTAAAACCTAATACCGGAAGGTAAGATCCGGGCACTAGTTACAAAGACATAACCCTCGGGGTTATGTCTTTTTTTAGCTGCATTCTTAAATTTTATAGCTTACGCATAGCTCCAGGCAAACCAAGGCATAATATCTCCCGTTAGAGACCTGATGTAAATAATGACAACTGGGGGCGGGACAAATGACTATATTGCCGATTTTCTCATTGGATGGATACACACATGTGACTGGTGCTCAGCAATATTTCTTCTATTTTATTATTTATTCTTTTCTGGGAT
Above is a window of Paenibacillus wynnii DNA encoding:
- a CDS encoding heme-degrading domain-containing protein, whose translation is MSSENVLQELLKLEEEIVFSRFTNEMAVEIGLKLYETARELGKAITIDITRNGHRLFHLAMEGTAADNEQWIRRKNNVVNRFGHSSYYISNMLQASGSTFEQVFEVSGADYAAHGGAFPIIIRNVGIVGTVTVSGLPQKEDHELAVQVLRTFL